The stretch of DNA AGCCATTAGCTCTGGTTATGCTAACAACTGACACTGAAATTAAACCAGTTCAAACTTGTAATGAAAGTTAATCCACCAAAACTGTAAAGTGTCTTCTACTTTACATACTTTCTGTAGAATATATTAGCTAGCTGTACGATACTGTGAGCATGTAGGATTGAAAACAAGCTAGGctatgttgtttactaaatagagtAATAGACCAATTTGGTCGGCCTCAAACTGGTTTgtcttggcagccattttgacagatttaatgaatgttttggctttgaaagaagcttacttgtgttttttcattaaacctcaaatgttttgaaataatttataaatgcaacatctctatgttgtttactaaatagagtAAACAACATAGAGATCTAAAGTAGAAATGGACAcagggcatttttcaaaaaactaaaagacaaaaaagtcttaaaagtttctgcaggcgtgtttttaaattaaatattaaatattgaacttgattaatttactaaattaagaGGAAgcatgttttagccaaaattgCACCACAtaccaacagtttttgttttctatctgctgGGTTTTTGACCTCCCCCCTGAAGTCCCTAAAGAGGGTCAAACGACCCTGAtaccaaactgacgactctgatggctcaaattaggatcccttcttcaattgtaaatgtggccgttgaccgtcaggccagaaggtaggagtggaaaatcatacaaaaagtgtaagcaagaGATCTGgaagactttgcacatgcaaatttgcatacagccttttgtgctgtggagtaTAAATAAgggactgcttcacctatttagttcacaagaaacaaaatgcagacgAGGTGCACCACTCAGAAGGCATTGGAACTGATTCAGAGCAGTGCCAGCCCTTGGGATTCAGATGGAGAAGACATAGACCTTCAACCGGATTCGGACTCTGAGCTGTCTTCAGGTTAGATTTCTCAACAtacctattttattttcctgactattttttatttagaaccaaacaaaaagttaatttgaaattgtttatctTGCAGATGAGGAGACTCTCCCTCCACCACAAAAGAGAGCTCGTTTGGGGAGTGAGCCGTCACAGACCGCAAAAGATGGCACAGTGTGGCGTGAAGAACAAGTGGGGACACATCTCCATTTCACTCCAATAGAACCGTACGCCACAGATGGAGAGCCAAGCGCTGAGGCCAGACGAAGTATCCAGAGTCGCCTTCAgagcttcctctgttttatcACTCTTGACATGCTTCGTAGCATTCAAGAATGGACAACTCAACATGCACGTCACACGGAGCAGCAGGATTGGTTCATGGATCTCCcggaactaatggcatttatttccgTCGtcatcttgcggggggtgaacaaggttccatcactatgtgacagctggtcagcaaacctgggaAACCCAAGGATCATTGCAACTATGGCCCGAAGCCGCTTCCAAAACATCATGCGACACCTACGCTTTGATGACATGCTTACACGCAGTGAGCGAGCGGAGACCGATAAGTTTGCTGCAATCTCCGATGTTTGGGGATCGTTTGTCACTAACTGCATCGCATCCTACAACCCTGGTCGACACATCACTATTGATGCACAGCTTTATCCATCAAAGGCTCGCTGCTGTTTCCTGCAATACATTGCAACAAAACCGGACAAGTTTGGCATCAAGTTTTGGGTGGCTTGCGACTTGAAATCACAGTACATCTGTAATGCCTTCCCATATCTTGGCAAGGACCCCAGTCGTCCCAGCGGGGAGAGACTGTCCGAGACTGTAGTGATGAGGCTGATGGAACCGTTCATGGACAAGGGCAGAACTGTAACCACGGACAATTTCTTTACATCACTGTCACTTGCACAACGACTGCTTAGCCGGAAAACCACTATCCTCGGCACAGTCAACGAGAGAAGCCGGGAAATTCCTCAGTCCGCTAGACAGATGGATCGCACTGAATTCACCACTCAGGTGTTTTCAACCACTGGTGCCACGCTGACAGTGTATGCGCCCAAAAGGAAGAAGGCCGTTTACGTTCTCAGCAGCATGCACAGCGTGGTTGAGACTGAGGATACCACCAAAAGGAAGCCAAACACGGTCAcacaatacaacaaaacaaagtgcggtgtggatgtgatggaccaaatggtgcgggagtacagcgtgcgtgcaggaacacggagatggccagttgcggtgttctacaacatgattgacatggcagcactgaatgcacatgtgctttatcaggcatgcattggggtgcaggagagacgggtggacttcctggtggAGCTCGCAAAAGAGTTGgctaactctcatgtgagtgagaagaaggcacacaaggagaaactgcttcggcaacaaccttccacacccagcccaggcaaaagggcgaagtgtcaggtcaaccatcgatgcaagACCAATAATGCGACTGTGAGATGCGTTAACTGCTACAAATACACATGTGGCAAATGCACCAGGGTCATTCCCTGGCAGTGCCAGGTATGTTCCGACAGTGCAGACAGACTGCTGAATGAGTGCTGAAATGCCACTCACACAAGGACATGCCGCTCAGCCCCCCACTGTGCCTAGTGTAAATATGtgtggaattgttttatttcttgtatttttcgtatcgtttttaatgacaaaaataaaaagcatttaaacaaataaaagttgttcttttgtatatttctcaTGCTGGAATTTCAGTCCTCTTGACTTAGACACAAATACTTCTGGTCATTGCTCACAGCTGTACCTGGCTGTAAAATTTCTAattctccatttaaaatattataattaattcattgtgcttttttgctcaaataaaattaagctaaatataatatatataatatttatattataaaatacaatatactgAATAGAACTAACTAGACAGTTAGTTGGGAGTTAAGCTTTCCCCCTTCCTTTGATGCgccagtaatggccttatttacagaacaaaagcgcctgctagctaaaatccctcaggtcagtcgacccgtctctgggctccaaaggtagaaatgttaaaaaacacaagtaagcttctttcaaagtcaaaacattcattaaatctgtcaaaatggctgccaagacAAACCAGTTTGAGGCCGACCAAATTGGTCTATTactctatttagtaaacaacatagCCTAGCTTGTTTTCAATCCTACATGCTCACAGTATCGTACAGCTAGCTAATATATTCTACAGAAAGTATGTAAAGTAGAAGACACTTTACAGTTTTGGTGGATTAACTTTCATTACAAGCTTATGGTTTGAACTGGTTTATTTACAGTGTCAGTTGTTAGCATGACCAGAGCTAATGGCTGTTATGCTAGGCTACTGATAGCAACGTAGCTTACAAACAAGCTAATTTGATATAGgtgttatattgtaaaatagttattgtgtattttatagtttctttttgttataatactgatcaaactaatcaaattaattgtttttaaagccaaaACATGATTCATTAGTTATGTTAACCAAGACAAACTTTAAGCCAATTTCTCCCCAAAACCGACGAAACCGCTCCAAGTTTAATGTTACATCATTAACAGCATCTGTAgttatttaatgtgtttaaattttctgtgaattaaaaaaatcagtctagattatagtttgttttaaaaataaacatgttagcttagcttagtaATAACTAAAAAGCATCATGATCAACATGGAGTTTGTATGACCTCTTAAGGAGTACCAGGGTTTTCGACCTCTCCCCTGACGTACCGAAACAGGGTCGaaagaccctgagtccaaactgacgactctggtGGCTCAAATTAggatcccttcttcaattgtaaatgtggccgttgaccgtcaggccagaaggtagaagtgtgaatagtccatgttgggggtgggtatctatgataccaacaggagatcagatctcctgtaggtaatgctcttcagtttagttttgaagcatacatgaagtgtttttggagagatgtgaccttttgcagctgatccatgatgttgtgctgcattatccaggtcattttgccaaatgtacatagagtttgcaaaacaatctgtttcaagaaatatgcaaaggtttttctaaaagaaattagtaatgtttttcttttaaataaagctaagagggtttaaaatgacagtttagaaataaactaaccaaattaattgtgttgatccacctcaaaaaatcatgcaaaaagtgtaagcaaaagaaatctgggagactttgcacatgcaaatttgcatgcagccttttgtgctgtggaggataaataggtgactgcttcacctacttagttcacaagaactaatggcatttatttcagtcataatcttgcagggggtgaccaaggttccatcactatgtgacagctggtcagcaaacctggcaaacatgattgacatggcagcactgaatgcacatgtgctttatcaggcatgcattggggtgcaggagagacgggtggacttcctggttgagcttgcaaaagagttggctaactctcatgtgagtgataagaaggcacacaaggagaaactgcttcggcaacaaccttccacacccagctcaggcaaaagggcgaagtgtcaggtcaaccatcgatgcaggatgcgtgtcccgaggccgaaacatcatcagtgacccctcacacccccaccatggactgttctccctgctgccctctggaaagaggttccgcagcatccggtgcaggtccacctggttccgaaacagctttttcccacttgccatcagactgctgaactctctaaataacttctattttactgtcagtcctgcactttatattttatatttagatttatattcatattttatactgtattttattttactctggagtaacctcacaacattgaaaCGTCAAACATtgaccctgtgcatgcaaaatgacaataaagtcagtctaagtctaagtctaaggaacaattgtgcaactgtgagatgcgttgaggccattaccagggtaattataaggtaatggcctatttacagaacaaaagcgactgctagctaaaatccttcaggtcagtcgacccgtctctgggctccaaaggtagaaatgttaaatgttaaatgatttcTCTGGTACTTCCAGTTTAATGATGTAACATTAAACTTGGAGCAGTTTCGTCGGTTTTGGGGAGAAATTGGCTTAAAGTTTGTCTTGGTTAACATAACTAATGAATCATGTtgtggctttaaaaacaattaatttgatgagtttgatcagtattataacaaaaagaatctataaaatacacaagaactattttacaatataacacCTATATCAAATTAGCTTGTTTGTAAGCTACGTTGCTATCAGTAGCCTAGCATAACAGCCATTAGCTCTGGTTATGCTAACAACTGACACTGAAATTAAACCAGTTCAAACTTGTAATGAAAGTTAATCCACCAAAACTGTAAAGTGTCTTCTACTTTACATACTTTCTGTAGAATATATTAGCTAGCTGTACGATACTGTGAGCATGTAGGATTGAAAACAAGCTAGGctatgttgtttactaaatagagtAATAGACCAATTTGGTCGGCCTCAAACTGGTTTgtcttggcagccattttgacagatttaatgaatgttttggctttgaaagaagcttacttgtgttttttcattaaacctcaaatgttttgaaataatttataaatgcaacatctctatgttgtttactaaatagagtAAACAACATAGAGATCTAAAGTAGAAATGGACAcagggcatttttcaaaaaactaaaagacaaaaaagtcttaaaagtttctgcaggcgtgtt from Xiphophorus hellerii strain 12219 chromosome 19, Xiphophorus_hellerii-4.1, whole genome shotgun sequence encodes:
- the LOC116708626 gene encoding uncharacterized protein LOC116708626 produces the protein MQTRCTTQKALELIQSSASPWDSDGEDIDLQPDSDSELSSDEETLPPPQKRARLGSEPSQTAKDGTVWREEQVGTHLHFTPIEPYATDGEPSAEARRSIQSRLQSFLCFITLDMLRSIQEWTTQHARHTEQQDWFMDLPELMAFISVVILRGVNKVPSLCDSWSANLGNPRIIATMARSRFQNIMRHLRFDDMLTRSERAETDKFAAISDVWGSFVTNCIASYNPGRHITIDAQLYPSKARCCFLQYIATKPDKFGIKFWVACDLKSQYICNAFPYLGKDPSRPSGERLSETVVMRLMEPFMDKGRTVTTDNFFTSLSLAQRLLSRKTTILGTVNERSREIPQSARQMDRTEFTTQVFSTTGATLTVYAPKRKKAVYVLSSMHSVVETEDTTKRKPNTVTQYNKTKCGVDVMDQMVREYSVRAGTRRWPVAVFYNMIDMAALNAHVLYQACIGVQERRVDFLVELAKELANSHVSEKKAHKEKLLRQQPSTPSPGKRAKCQVNHRCKTNNATVRCVNCYKYTCGKCTRVIPWQCQVCSDSADRLLNEC